A genomic window from Gemmatimonadaceae bacterium includes:
- a CDS encoding patatin-like phospholipase family protein, whose protein sequence is MHAHSPQSLSLPPKLALVLGGGGLKGFAHIGVLKAFEERGISPTVVAGTSIGSLIAAAYAGGMPIAEMVARAKALTKHDLFRINHVGMVTKRMLSPSLYLARPLQALIDDIVPAGTFRELPRRLLVNTVDLERAALVLWGLPGLEDVSVREAVYASCALPGFFPPGKIGGRTCADGGIADNVPALAASHGMDAVVAVDVGSSNIARARRIGEKGFAAIYVRSAQVMMKSLQALQLANWGGPPLLLVRPAVWHYNWFSFGHVSRIIDLGYEAAVQALDRVGASLLLGGVWPRRMVEVRVDRDKCTGCTLCATLAPHMMAMDQNGKAQVLHSPTEWSRSDGDFVHQCHAEAIQVEAIEDGERHVTMEMPILEEQTEDG, encoded by the coding sequence ATGCACGCGCACTCCCCCCAGTCCCTCAGCCTTCCCCCCAAGCTCGCCCTCGTCCTCGGCGGCGGGGGCCTCAAGGGCTTCGCGCACATCGGCGTGCTCAAGGCCTTCGAGGAACGCGGCATCTCGCCGACGGTCGTCGCCGGGACGAGCATCGGCTCGCTGATCGCCGCCGCGTACGCCGGTGGGATGCCCATCGCCGAGATGGTCGCGCGGGCCAAGGCGCTGACCAAGCACGATCTCTTCCGCATCAACCACGTGGGAATGGTGACCAAGCGGATGCTCTCGCCCTCGCTGTACCTGGCGCGGCCGCTGCAGGCGTTGATCGATGACATCGTGCCGGCGGGCACCTTCCGCGAGCTGCCGCGGCGCCTGCTGGTGAATACGGTGGACCTCGAGCGCGCGGCGCTGGTGCTCTGGGGACTGCCGGGCCTGGAGGACGTGTCGGTCCGCGAGGCGGTGTACGCCTCCTGTGCGCTGCCGGGCTTCTTTCCGCCGGGCAAGATCGGCGGCCGCACCTGCGCCGACGGGGGCATTGCCGACAACGTACCCGCCCTCGCCGCCAGTCACGGGATGGACGCCGTCGTCGCGGTGGACGTCGGCTCGAGCAACATCGCGCGCGCGCGGCGCATCGGCGAGAAGGGCTTCGCCGCCATCTATGTGCGCAGCGCGCAGGTGATGATGAAGTCGCTGCAGGCACTGCAGTTGGCCAACTGGGGCGGCCCGCCCCTGCTGCTCGTGCGGCCGGCAGTGTGGCACTACAACTGGTTCAGCTTCGGCCACGTCTCGCGCATCATCGACCTCGGCTACGAGGCGGCAGTGCAGGCGCTCGACCGCGTGGGCGCCTCGTTGCTGCTCGGCGGCGTCTGGCCGCGCCGGATGGTCGAGGTGCGCGTGGACCGGGACAAATGCACCGGCTGCACGCTCTGTGCGACCCTGGCGCCGCATATGATGGCGATGGACCAGAACGGCAAGGCGCAGGTGCTGCACAGCCCGACGGAATGGAGCCGCTCGGACGGGGACTTCGTGCACCAGTGCCACGCCGAGGCAATCCAGGTGGAGGCGATCGAGGACGGGGAGCGGCACGTGACGATGGAGATGCCAATCCTGGAGGAGCAGACGGAAGACGGATGA
- a CDS encoding response regulator transcription factor → MRLLLVEDDARMAATASQFLRNHGFAVDHAATGRAALDLAALNPYDAVVLDLGLPDLDGLDVCRRLRQAQPSLRILMATARDAVDARIAGLDTGADDYLVKPYALGELVARLRALLRRPADALPPVLHLGDLALDTGNRSARRGPREIPLTAKEYAVLEVLMRHPGQVLTREHISQHAWDDNYDPLSNVIDVYIGRLRRKVDPPGEAPMLETMRGVGYRLAPPGAAR, encoded by the coding sequence ATGCGCCTGCTCCTCGTCGAAGACGACGCCCGGATGGCCGCGACGGCCAGCCAGTTCCTGCGCAACCACGGTTTCGCCGTGGACCACGCAGCCACCGGCCGTGCGGCGCTCGACCTCGCCGCCCTCAACCCCTACGATGCCGTCGTGCTCGATCTCGGGCTTCCCGACCTCGACGGTCTCGACGTCTGCCGGCGCCTGCGCCAGGCGCAGCCCTCGCTCCGCATCCTGATGGCCACCGCCCGCGACGCCGTGGACGCGCGCATCGCCGGCCTCGATACCGGCGCCGACGACTACCTCGTGAAGCCATACGCGCTCGGCGAGCTGGTCGCGCGCCTGCGCGCGCTGCTCCGCCGCCCCGCCGACGCGCTGCCGCCGGTGCTTCACCTGGGCGACCTCGCACTCGACACCGGCAATCGCAGCGCGCGCCGCGGCCCGCGCGAAATTCCGCTCACCGCCAAGGAATACGCGGTCCTCGAAGTCCTGATGCGCCACCCCGGCCAGGTGCTCACGCGCGAGCACATCAGCCAGCACGCTTGGGACGACAACTACGATCCGCTCAGCAACGTCATCGACGTCTATATCGGCCGCTTGCGCCGCAAGGTCGACCCGCCGGGCGAGGCGCCGATGCTGGAGACGATGCGTGGGGTCGGGTACCGGCTGGCCCCGCCCGGAGCGGCGCGGTGA
- a CDS encoding HAMP domain-containing protein, with amino-acid sequence MIRHSIRARLTAWYAGSVLLLLLTGTWAARSYVRQSIEEEFARSQDAAAMLVSGFFRVEVAEYRDIEGTLGHIVGELVIPDRHIHFVRPDGSDYLPPPGVRVMPLPVLAPPLRTVHRPLDPDLAPGWQVRLTSSAAPLARQLAAVDRGALLAIPLAVLLAIVLGWVLTGRTLRPVAAMADAADRISADAYGRLPVAVPDDELGRLGIRFNALLDRLDQAIATQRRFLADAAHELRTPIARARGVGDLALSQPAGAEDRNALQRTQRELEVMSRLVDELLELARSDASRGAALQPGFLDDVVTDVVGRFDGLARRNGVALLVEVPEEAPVRMDAASVARLVGILVDNAIRYTLRGGSVRVAVSAGPDASTLVVEDSGIGIPAAERHRLFERFFRGAAARELAPDGSGLGLPIARAVAERHGARIEIAEHAPRGTRISVRFPRA; translated from the coding sequence GTGATCCGGCACTCCATCCGCGCGCGGCTCACCGCGTGGTACGCGGGCTCGGTGCTGCTACTCCTGCTCACCGGGACCTGGGCGGCCCGCAGCTACGTGCGGCAGTCCATCGAGGAGGAGTTCGCGCGCTCGCAGGACGCTGCCGCGATGCTCGTCAGCGGATTCTTCCGCGTCGAAGTCGCGGAGTATCGCGACATCGAAGGCACGCTCGGGCACATCGTCGGCGAGCTGGTGATTCCCGACCGACATATCCACTTCGTGCGGCCCGACGGCAGCGACTACCTGCCGCCCCCAGGCGTCCGTGTGATGCCGCTTCCGGTGCTCGCCCCGCCGCTGCGCACGGTCCATCGCCCCTTGGACCCCGACCTCGCCCCCGGCTGGCAGGTGCGGCTCACCTCGTCCGCAGCGCCGCTGGCCCGCCAGCTCGCCGCCGTTGACCGCGGGGCGCTGCTGGCGATCCCGCTCGCCGTCCTGCTCGCCATCGTCCTCGGCTGGGTGCTCACCGGCCGCACGCTGCGGCCCGTGGCGGCGATGGCGGACGCCGCCGACCGCATCAGTGCCGACGCCTACGGGCGCCTCCCCGTCGCCGTGCCCGACGACGAACTCGGGCGCCTTGGCATCCGCTTCAACGCCCTGCTCGACCGCCTCGACCAGGCGATCGCCACCCAACGGCGCTTCCTCGCCGATGCCGCGCACGAACTGCGCACGCCGATCGCACGGGCCCGCGGGGTCGGCGACCTCGCGTTGTCGCAGCCGGCCGGCGCCGAGGACCGCAATGCCCTGCAGCGCACGCAGCGCGAGCTCGAGGTGATGTCGCGTCTCGTGGACGAACTGCTGGAACTCGCGCGCAGCGACGCAAGCCGCGGCGCGGCGCTGCAGCCCGGCTTCCTCGACGACGTCGTGACCGACGTGGTCGGGCGATTCGACGGCCTCGCGCGCCGCAACGGCGTTGCGCTGCTCGTGGAGGTGCCGGAGGAAGCGCCGGTGCGGATGGACGCCGCGTCGGTCGCGCGGTTGGTCGGCATCCTCGTGGACAACGCCATCCGCTACACGCTGCGCGGCGGCTCCGTCCGCGTCGCCGTGAGTGCGGGTCCCGACGCCTCCACCCTCGTCGTCGAGGACAGCGGCATCGGAATCCCGGCGGCGGAGCGCCACCGGCTCTTCGAGCGCTTCTTCCGCGGCGCGGCCGCGCGTGAACTCGCGCCGGACGGTTCCGGGCTCGGCTTGCCGATCGCCCGCGCCGTCGCCGAGCGCCACGGCGCGCGGATCGAGATCGCCGAGCACGCGCCGCGCGGCACCCGCATCAGCGTCCGCTTCCCCCGCGCTTGA
- a CDS encoding asparaginase, which translates to MTSPTLRLLVTGGTFDKQYDEIHGTLAFGTSHVEDVLRRGRCLVPLVAEVLMLKDSLDLTDEDRARIVAAARASAESRLVITHGTDTMVESARALAAADLDKTVVLTGAMIPYAFGSSDGLFNLGSALSFAQVLPPGVYVAMNGRVFPWDNVRKNRERGVFEPAR; encoded by the coding sequence ATGACGTCCCCGACTCTGCGCCTGCTGGTGACCGGCGGCACCTTCGACAAACAGTACGACGAGATCCACGGCACCCTCGCCTTCGGCACCTCGCACGTCGAGGACGTGCTGCGCCGCGGCCGCTGCCTGGTGCCGCTGGTGGCGGAAGTCCTGATGCTCAAGGACTCGCTTGACCTCACCGACGAAGACCGCGCGCGCATCGTGGCGGCCGCACGCGCCAGCGCCGAGTCGCGCCTCGTGATCACGCACGGCACCGACACGATGGTCGAGTCTGCCCGCGCCCTCGCCGCGGCGGATCTCGACAAGACCGTCGTTCTCACCGGCGCGATGATCCCGTATGCCTTTGGGTCCTCGGATGGACTCTTCAACCTCGGTTCGGCGCTGAGCTTCGCGCAGGTGCTGCCGCCGGGCGTCTACGTCGCGATGAACGGCCGCGTGTTCCCCTGGGACAACGTGCGCAAGAATCGCGAGCGCGGGGTGTTCGAACCGGCGCGCTGA
- a CDS encoding TolC family protein, whose protein sequence is MPRFRFGALGAILLVAQAATPPAAVAQAAPRDATGLSPLTLEEAVTRAMQHGPAAQASSAARQVVVGRARADAQWANPTFELRRENEGSPLPYDDFATFTLPVSFTGRRFALRDALGAARERGAADSLFVQREAGFDAAREWWTVWAASSMADFAAAQATRFAELARFDSLRAAEGAIAEASAIRTRLEAERAGYHAVQATAAAGRARAALAARIGLEDPRTLRIAAPPQLDLSPLTLTSDEAVAQALASRPDVRAAQAAVREADRRRAAEDRGSFADVGVTAGYKGTSGYATGVVGLFVTPPVLNANGGNRERATGEWLLADAERRAIEIRARGEVQAAYDAVRAMDALAVRADAASPARADELASAAEAAYREGHATLTETLEALRAVADLRAAALQATADRHLIRLDLRRAMGAPVLETP, encoded by the coding sequence ATGCCACGATTCCGCTTCGGCGCCCTCGGCGCCATCCTGCTGGTCGCGCAAGCGGCCACCCCGCCGGCCGCCGTGGCACAGGCGGCACCGCGTGATGCGACGGGGCTGTCGCCGCTGACGCTCGAAGAAGCTGTCACGCGCGCGATGCAGCACGGCCCCGCCGCCCAAGCCTCCTCGGCGGCACGCCAGGTCGTCGTCGGGCGCGCGCGCGCCGACGCGCAATGGGCGAACCCCACCTTCGAGCTCCGCCGCGAGAACGAAGGCTCCCCGCTGCCGTACGATGACTTCGCGACGTTCACGCTACCGGTCTCGTTCACCGGCCGGCGCTTCGCCCTGCGCGATGCGCTGGGGGCCGCGCGCGAGCGCGGTGCGGCCGACTCGCTGTTCGTGCAGCGCGAGGCCGGCTTCGACGCCGCGCGCGAGTGGTGGACGGTCTGGGCGGCGAGTTCGATGGCCGACTTCGCTGCGGCACAGGCCACGCGCTTCGCCGAGCTTGCACGCTTCGATTCCCTGCGCGCGGCCGAGGGGGCCATCGCCGAGGCCAGCGCAATCCGTACGCGCCTCGAAGCCGAGCGCGCCGGCTACCACGCGGTGCAGGCGACCGCCGCCGCCGGGCGCGCGCGCGCCGCGCTGGCGGCGCGTATCGGGCTCGAGGATCCGCGCACGCTGCGCATCGCCGCCCCACCGCAACTGGACCTCTCGCCGCTCACGCTCACGTCCGACGAGGCCGTGGCACAGGCGCTGGCGTCGCGGCCGGATGTGCGCGCCGCGCAGGCGGCCGTGCGCGAGGCCGATCGCCGCCGCGCCGCCGAGGACCGCGGGTCCTTTGCAGACGTCGGCGTCACCGCGGGTTACAAGGGCACCAGCGGCTATGCCACTGGCGTGGTGGGCCTGTTCGTCACGCCGCCGGTGCTCAATGCCAACGGCGGCAACCGCGAACGCGCGACGGGCGAATGGCTCTTGGCCGATGCCGAGCGCCGCGCGATCGAGATTCGCGCCCGCGGCGAGGTGCAGGCAGCCTACGATGCGGTGCGTGCGATGGACGCGCTCGCCGTCCGCGCCGACGCGGCCAGTCCGGCGCGTGCCGACGAACTCGCGAGCGCGGCCGAGGCGGCGTATCGCGAGGGCCACGCCACACTCACCGAAACGCTCGAGGCGCTGCGCGCCGTTGCTGACCTCCGCGCCGCGGCCCTGCAGGCCACCGCGGACCGCCACCTGATCCGACTCGACCTTCGGCGTGCGATGGGTGCGCCGGTCCTGGAGACCCCGTGA
- a CDS encoding efflux RND transporter periplasmic adaptor subunit encodes MRAVALAALAALAACGGEESATTTEGPAAADTALISAEALRIGGFALGAAAVEPWRESWRLPAHVSYDPNDAQPLGSLVEGRVLEVRAYPGDRVREGDVLVVVHSHEMMDARQRLIAARGQAVSADSNLAVAVQAAGRSERLLAAKAIAVADVERARAAHTAAIATRDAAYAELDRAEGYVKHLLGDGPTGDADEHAALVRAPFDGVVTSRQALPGQVVLVGQPLVTVARDAGLGLVLQLPEEAIAAVSVGEPVRFTVPAYPGRVFDARITRIAPVVDSTSRAVELWARAAAGSQALLRAEMTADAELLGADGAPVLAVPAEAVQLMEGDTVVVKGTRLGEGMLLEAVRVSVGRRNSQRAEILAGLVAGDSMVTRGAALAKAEILKRQGAGSGDHH; translated from the coding sequence ATGCGCGCCGTCGCCCTCGCCGCCCTCGCCGCCCTCGCCGCCTGCGGCGGCGAAGAGTCCGCCACGACAACCGAGGGACCCGCGGCCGCTGATACCGCCTTGATCAGCGCCGAGGCCCTGCGCATCGGCGGCTTCGCGCTCGGCGCCGCGGCCGTCGAACCCTGGCGCGAGTCGTGGCGGCTGCCGGCACACGTGTCGTACGATCCCAACGACGCACAGCCCCTAGGCTCGCTGGTCGAGGGCCGCGTGCTCGAGGTGCGCGCGTATCCAGGCGACCGCGTGCGCGAGGGCGACGTGCTCGTCGTCGTGCACTCGCACGAGATGATGGACGCGCGCCAGCGGCTCATCGCCGCGCGCGGACAGGCCGTCAGCGCCGACTCCAACCTCGCGGTCGCGGTGCAGGCGGCCGGCCGCAGCGAGCGGCTGCTCGCGGCGAAGGCCATCGCGGTGGCGGACGTGGAGCGCGCACGCGCTGCGCACACCGCGGCGATCGCCACGCGCGACGCGGCGTACGCGGAGTTGGATCGCGCCGAGGGCTATGTGAAACACCTCTTGGGCGACGGACCCACCGGCGACGCCGACGAGCACGCGGCATTGGTGCGCGCGCCCTTCGACGGCGTCGTGACGAGCCGGCAGGCATTGCCCGGCCAGGTCGTGCTCGTGGGCCAGCCACTGGTCACCGTCGCACGCGACGCCGGACTCGGCCTCGTGCTGCAGTTGCCCGAAGAAGCCATCGCCGCCGTGTCCGTCGGGGAACCGGTGCGCTTCACCGTGCCGGCGTATCCGGGTCGCGTCTTCGACGCGCGCATCACGCGCATCGCACCGGTGGTGGACTCCACGAGCCGGGCGGTCGAGCTCTGGGCGCGCGCCGCGGCGGGATCCCAGGCCTTGCTGCGCGCCGAGATGACGGCTGACGCGGAGTTGTTGGGCGCGGACGGCGCGCCGGTGCTCGCGGTGCCGGCCGAGGCCGTGCAGCTGATGGAAGGCGACACCGTGGTGGTGAAGGGCACGCGCCTCGGGGAAGGAATGCTTCTCGAAGCCGTGCGCGTCAGCGTCGGGCGCCGCAACTCGCAGCGCGCGGAGATCCTCGCGGGCCTTGTGGCTGGCGATTCGATGGTGACGCGCGGCGCGGCACTGGCCAAGGCCGAGATCCTCAAGCGCCAGGGCGCGGGCAGCGGAGACCACCACTAG
- a CDS encoding efflux RND transporter permease subunit, whose amino-acid sequence MLKRLVDFALHQRFFVIGGVLTVVAFGFYALTHIPFDAYPDLTGTRVEVITSAPGMPPEDVERLVTYPLESTLMGIQGAENVRSVSKQGLSLITVSFPDKVDVYFARTLVQQRVADAVGALPAGIEPGLGPVSTPMGELYQYTVTSDSMSLTDLKTLHDYTIRPRLRVIPGVSEVNSWGGFIEQIHVVAEPARLAARDLTLQEVHDALDANNRTFGGAYVETAGERFTIRGMGRAESLEEIGRMVVATRGGAPVLVRDVARVERGALPRQGAVTQDGEGEVVTGMVLKLKGADSRRVIRDVRARLDEVRAGLPAHVQITPFYDQTELIQRTTKTITKNLIEGGLLVIAVLFLFLRNWRASLIVASVIPLSMLFAFGGMHLFGYGANLMSLGALDFGLIVDASVVMVENFVRRLEEGTPEDRRSVFLSAAVEVGRPILFGIAIIVAVYIPIFTLDGMEGRMFKPMAFTVVTAVLGSLLLALTYVPAVASLALKHDHEERHRVLDALRAAYARGLARAIVHARRVVGVSAVAVVVALVSLAFIGTEFMPKLDEGNILITSRRLPSISLEEATRLSTEAERIIRRFPEVITVVTKEGRPDLATEAMGLYEGDTYVILKPHDEWTSAKTNDELVARLDSALAAIPGLEIAFTQPLAMRLDEAESGIRTDLGIKIVGPDREVNEALGARIERIVAGVRGAADVSVEIADGSGQYRVQVDRTALARYGVQVADLQAALDLATGVAVATELVDGPRRVGVAVRLPESARSDLEALRRITVRTASGARIPLGSLATIETVMGPELIAHEDAQRRTLVMSNVRGRDLGSFVQEVRARVAAEVTLPPGVFLEWGGQYENQTRALGRLALVVPAVVLIIFLLLFLSFGSVTQAGLVLLNVPFALVGGVAMLWMRGLNLSLSASIGFIALFGIAVLNGVVMMEHINALRARGRVLEDAVLHGAVDRLRPVLMTALVASLGFVPMALATSAGAEVQRPLASVVIGGLVTSTFLTLFVLPVLYRALARWEATRKDG is encoded by the coding sequence GTGCTCAAGCGCCTGGTCGACTTCGCGCTGCACCAGCGCTTCTTCGTCATCGGCGGCGTCCTCACGGTCGTCGCCTTCGGCTTCTACGCGCTCACGCACATCCCCTTCGATGCGTACCCGGACCTCACCGGCACGCGCGTCGAGGTCATCACCAGCGCGCCGGGGATGCCGCCGGAGGACGTCGAACGGCTCGTCACGTATCCGCTCGAGTCCACGCTGATGGGCATCCAGGGCGCCGAGAACGTGCGCTCGGTGAGCAAGCAGGGACTCTCGCTGATCACCGTGAGCTTCCCTGACAAGGTCGACGTGTACTTCGCGCGCACCTTGGTGCAGCAACGCGTGGCCGATGCCGTGGGCGCGCTGCCCGCCGGCATCGAGCCCGGGCTCGGGCCCGTGAGCACGCCGATGGGCGAGCTCTACCAGTACACGGTGACCAGCGACTCGATGTCGCTCACCGACTTGAAGACGCTGCACGACTATACGATCCGCCCGCGGCTGCGCGTGATTCCCGGCGTGTCGGAAGTGAACTCCTGGGGCGGGTTCATCGAGCAGATCCACGTCGTCGCCGAGCCGGCGCGCCTCGCCGCGCGCGATCTCACGCTGCAGGAGGTGCACGACGCCCTCGACGCCAATAACCGCACATTCGGCGGCGCCTACGTGGAGACCGCCGGCGAGCGCTTCACCATCCGCGGGATGGGGCGGGCCGAGTCGCTCGAGGAGATCGGCCGGATGGTCGTCGCCACGCGCGGCGGCGCGCCGGTGCTCGTGCGCGACGTCGCGCGGGTCGAACGCGGCGCGCTGCCGCGGCAGGGTGCCGTCACCCAGGACGGCGAGGGCGAGGTCGTCACCGGAATGGTGCTCAAGCTCAAGGGCGCCGACTCCCGCCGCGTCATCCGCGACGTGCGCGCGCGGCTCGACGAGGTCCGCGCCGGCCTGCCCGCCCACGTGCAGATCACGCCGTTCTACGACCAGACGGAGCTGATCCAGCGCACGACGAAGACGATCACCAAGAACCTCATCGAAGGCGGGCTGCTCGTCATCGCCGTGCTGTTCCTGTTCCTGCGGAACTGGCGCGCCTCGCTCATCGTCGCGTCGGTGATCCCGCTCTCGATGCTCTTCGCCTTCGGCGGGATGCACCTCTTCGGCTACGGCGCCAACCTGATGTCGCTGGGCGCGCTGGACTTCGGCCTCATCGTCGACGCGTCGGTGGTGATGGTCGAGAACTTCGTGCGGCGGCTGGAGGAAGGCACACCGGAGGACCGGCGCTCGGTGTTCCTCTCCGCCGCGGTCGAGGTCGGCCGGCCGATTCTCTTCGGCATCGCCATCATCGTCGCCGTGTACATCCCGATCTTCACGCTCGACGGGATGGAAGGCCGGATGTTCAAGCCGATGGCCTTCACGGTGGTGACGGCGGTGCTGGGCTCGCTGCTCCTGGCGCTCACCTACGTGCCGGCCGTCGCCTCGCTGGCACTCAAGCACGACCACGAGGAACGGCACCGGGTGCTCGACGCCCTGCGCGCGGCCTACGCCCGCGGCCTCGCTCGCGCCATCGTCCACGCGCGTCGCGTCGTCGGCGTGTCGGCCGTGGCCGTCGTCGTCGCGCTGGTGTCGCTCGCGTTCATCGGCACCGAGTTTATGCCGAAACTCGACGAGGGGAACATCCTCATCACCTCGCGCCGGCTCCCCAGCATCTCGCTCGAGGAAGCGACGCGGCTCTCGACCGAAGCCGAGCGGATCATCCGCCGCTTTCCCGAGGTCATCACCGTCGTCACCAAGGAAGGCCGCCCGGACCTCGCCACCGAGGCGATGGGTCTCTACGAGGGCGACACCTACGTGATCCTCAAGCCGCACGACGAGTGGACCTCGGCGAAGACCAACGACGAGCTCGTGGCGCGGCTCGATTCCGCACTGGCCGCGATTCCGGGCCTGGAAATCGCCTTCACGCAGCCGCTGGCGATGCGTCTCGACGAGGCCGAGAGCGGCATTCGCACGGACCTCGGCATCAAGATCGTCGGGCCCGACCGCGAGGTGAACGAGGCGCTGGGTGCACGCATCGAACGCATCGTCGCCGGCGTGCGAGGCGCGGCGGACGTGTCGGTGGAGATCGCCGACGGCAGCGGCCAGTACCGCGTGCAGGTAGATCGCACCGCCTTGGCTCGCTACGGCGTGCAGGTCGCGGACCTGCAGGCGGCACTGGATCTCGCCACCGGCGTCGCCGTGGCCACGGAGCTCGTGGACGGCCCGCGGCGCGTCGGCGTGGCCGTGCGCCTGCCGGAGTCCGCGCGCAGCGACCTCGAGGCGCTCCGGCGCATCACCGTGCGCACGGCCAGCGGCGCGCGCATCCCGCTCGGCTCGTTGGCGACGATCGAGACGGTGATGGGCCCCGAACTCATCGCCCACGAAGACGCCCAGCGCCGCACCCTGGTGATGAGCAACGTGCGCGGCCGCGACCTCGGCAGCTTCGTGCAGGAGGTGCGCGCGCGCGTGGCCGCCGAGGTCACGCTGCCGCCGGGCGTGTTCCTCGAGTGGGGCGGGCAGTACGAGAACCAGACGCGTGCGCTGGGGCGCCTGGCGCTCGTCGTGCCGGCCGTGGTGCTGATCATCTTCCTGCTGCTCTTCCTCTCCTTCGGCTCCGTGACCCAGGCCGGTCTCGTGCTGCTGAACGTGCCCTTCGCGCTGGTCGGCGGCGTGGCGATGCTCTGGATGCGCGGGCTGAACCTCTCACTCTCGGCGAGCATCGGGTTCATCGCGCTCTTCGGCATCGCCGTGCTCAACGGCGTGGTGATGATGGAGCACATCAATGCCTTGCGCGCGCGAGGCCGCGTCCTCGAGGACGCCGTGCTGCACGGCGCCGTGGACCGCCTGCGGCCGGTCCTGATGACGGCGCTCGTCGCCAGCCTAGGCTTCGTCCCGATGGCCCTCGCCACCAGCGCCGGCGCCGAGGTGCAGCGGCCGCTCGCGAGTGTCGTCATCGGCGGGCTTGTGACCAGCACGTTCCTGACGCTGTTCGTACTGCCGGTGCTGTACCGGGCGCTGGCGCGTTGGGAGGCGACTCGTAAGGACGGATGA